In one Catenulispora sp. EB89 genomic region, the following are encoded:
- a CDS encoding amidohydrolase family protein, translating to MHADLLLHGALVLDGTGDAAVRRDVAIVGDRIAAGAVSAAAHTIDLRGLVLAPGFIDIHTHSDVSLLHDSAGESKVLQGVTTEVVGNCGFSAFPVGPGPAHTAGLTAHLGRLGDAPARIGWTGLDDYAAALGPLALNVATLVGHGALRIAAMDDPYGPATPRDVTAMARLLDDALTAGAHGMSTGLTHTPSSYAPAAEIEALTAVCARHGALYATHARAVAGGEFAAVDEALGAAGRTGVRLQYSHLALNEPGNWGRHADALRRFEDAAASGLDAGFDVYPYDASSSALIQYLPEWVQKDPAGADRRRALAAIAEGWYGGIPWHWDRVAISDAADPELVGLTLGQIADLWARPPEEVVLDLCAAPDGESVQAVLHYRREEDVRAFLTHPLAMVGSDGNAVPVAGRGKPHPRSFGTFPRVLGRYVRERGELALADAVRRMTSAPADRLGLADRGRIRAGAVADLVAFDPTAVADRATFTDPRRAPAGVALTIVAGRVVMRDGNVGAERPGKVLRRG from the coding sequence GTGCACGCCGATCTGCTGCTGCACGGAGCGCTGGTCCTGGACGGCACGGGGGATGCCGCGGTCCGGCGGGACGTCGCGATCGTCGGGGACCGGATCGCCGCAGGAGCGGTGTCGGCGGCGGCGCACACCATCGACCTGCGCGGTCTGGTGCTCGCCCCGGGCTTCATCGACATCCACACCCACTCCGACGTCAGCCTGCTGCACGACTCGGCCGGGGAGAGCAAGGTCCTGCAGGGCGTGACCACCGAAGTCGTCGGCAACTGCGGCTTCTCGGCCTTCCCGGTCGGCCCCGGTCCCGCGCACACCGCGGGTCTGACGGCCCACCTCGGCCGGCTCGGCGACGCACCCGCCCGGATCGGCTGGACCGGGCTCGACGACTACGCCGCGGCCCTGGGCCCGCTCGCCCTCAACGTCGCCACCCTGGTCGGCCACGGCGCGCTGCGGATCGCCGCGATGGACGACCCGTACGGCCCGGCGACCCCGCGGGACGTCACCGCCATGGCCCGGCTGCTGGACGACGCGCTTACCGCCGGCGCCCACGGCATGTCCACCGGCCTGACCCACACCCCCTCCTCCTACGCCCCGGCGGCCGAGATCGAGGCACTGACCGCCGTCTGCGCCCGACACGGCGCGCTGTACGCCACCCACGCCAGGGCCGTCGCCGGAGGCGAGTTCGCGGCCGTCGACGAAGCGCTCGGCGCGGCCGGACGGACCGGCGTGCGGCTTCAGTACTCGCACCTGGCCCTGAACGAGCCCGGGAACTGGGGCCGGCACGCCGACGCGCTGCGCCGGTTCGAGGACGCCGCGGCCTCAGGGCTGGACGCCGGCTTCGACGTCTACCCCTACGACGCCTCGTCCTCCGCGCTGATCCAGTACCTGCCCGAATGGGTCCAGAAGGACCCGGCCGGCGCCGACCGGCGCCGGGCCCTGGCCGCCATCGCCGAGGGCTGGTACGGCGGGATCCCCTGGCACTGGGACCGCGTCGCCATCTCCGATGCCGCCGATCCCGAGCTCGTCGGGCTGACGCTCGGCCAGATCGCCGACCTGTGGGCGCGGCCCCCGGAGGAAGTGGTGCTGGACCTGTGCGCGGCGCCGGACGGCGAATCCGTCCAGGCGGTGCTGCACTACCGGCGGGAGGAGGACGTCCGGGCCTTCCTGACCCACCCGCTCGCCATGGTCGGCTCGGACGGCAACGCGGTCCCGGTCGCCGGCCGGGGCAAGCCGCACCCGCGGTCGTTCGGCACCTTTCCCAGGGTGCTGGGACGGTACGTGCGCGAGCGCGGGGAACTGGCGCTCGCCGACGCGGTCCGCCGGATGACCAGCGCCCCGGCGGACCGGCTGGGTCTGGCCGACCGCGGCCGGATCCGCGCCGGCGCGGTCGCCGACCTGGTCGCCTTCGATCCGACGGCCGTCGCCGACCGGGCCACCTTCACCGACCCCCGCCGGGCACCCGCCGGGGTGGCGCTGACGATCGTCGCGGGCCGGGTCGTGATGCGGGACGGGAACGTGGGCGCGGAGCGTCCGGGGAAGGTGCTGCGACGTGGCTGA
- a CDS encoding M81 family metallopeptidase, giving the protein MRIGIGGIWHETNSFVPEPTGLAQFRAYQYFAGADLLDALRGTGTELGGALEAIPRAIPLFFGAALPSGPVRRDAFESMLRDLAVRTRAALPLDGLVLSLHGAMMADGHPDPEAEIVGTLREIVGPVPIAVTLDYHANPGPALAAAADFLVGYRTYPHSDMAARGAEAAELVLGNPAVEHSLLRLPLLTPPATQEHRAEPMRSILAAADRLRAEPGVRAVSTLPGFAYADCDRLGFAVYVAARARAAERARALAAEVWSHRAAFTAELSDPDEAVREALRERSTDPGPVVLVDVADNVGGGAPGDGTAILHALARQGATGAVAVLWDPAAVAAAHAASGERQELRIGGHSADLMGPPMTVRGRVDPRGPVTYARTGSYMRGQRVDMGRVAVVETGFGKAVLTENRVAPFDDDHLRAVGVVPEEAAFLVAKGAIAWKSGFGGYARKAVYVGTPGYCPADLARLPYRFRPTPMHPLEHIGQDGLPFHPHDEDGH; this is encoded by the coding sequence ATGCGCATCGGCATCGGCGGCATCTGGCACGAGACGAACTCCTTCGTCCCGGAGCCGACCGGGCTGGCGCAGTTCCGCGCCTACCAGTACTTCGCGGGTGCCGACCTGCTCGACGCGCTGCGCGGCACCGGTACCGAGCTCGGCGGCGCGCTGGAGGCGATCCCCCGCGCGATCCCGCTGTTCTTCGGCGCCGCGCTGCCCTCGGGCCCGGTCCGCCGGGACGCGTTCGAGTCGATGCTGCGCGATCTGGCGGTCCGCACCCGCGCCGCGCTGCCGCTGGACGGCCTGGTACTCAGCCTGCACGGGGCGATGATGGCCGACGGACACCCCGATCCCGAAGCGGAGATCGTCGGCACCCTGCGGGAGATCGTCGGCCCGGTGCCGATCGCCGTCACCCTGGACTACCACGCCAACCCGGGGCCGGCCCTGGCCGCGGCCGCGGACTTCCTGGTCGGCTACCGCACCTATCCGCACTCCGACATGGCCGCGCGCGGGGCCGAGGCCGCCGAGCTGGTGCTCGGCAACCCGGCGGTCGAGCACAGTCTGCTGCGGCTGCCGCTGCTCACCCCGCCGGCCACCCAGGAGCACCGGGCCGAGCCGATGCGCTCGATCCTGGCCGCCGCCGACCGGCTCCGCGCCGAGCCGGGGGTCCGGGCGGTCAGCACGCTTCCGGGGTTCGCCTACGCCGACTGCGACCGGCTCGGCTTCGCGGTCTACGTGGCCGCGCGGGCGCGGGCGGCCGAACGGGCCCGCGCCCTGGCCGCAGAGGTCTGGTCCCACCGTGCCGCGTTCACCGCGGAGCTGAGCGATCCCGACGAGGCCGTGCGCGAGGCGCTGCGCGAGCGCTCGACCGACCCGGGCCCGGTGGTCCTGGTGGACGTGGCCGACAACGTCGGCGGCGGAGCGCCCGGCGACGGCACGGCGATCCTGCACGCGCTGGCTCGGCAGGGCGCGACCGGCGCGGTCGCGGTGCTCTGGGATCCCGCCGCCGTCGCCGCCGCCCACGCCGCCTCCGGAGAGCGGCAGGAGCTTCGGATCGGCGGCCACAGCGCCGATCTCATGGGTCCGCCGATGACGGTCCGCGGCCGGGTCGACCCGCGCGGGCCGGTGACCTACGCCAGGACCGGTTCCTACATGCGCGGCCAGCGGGTCGACATGGGACGGGTGGCCGTGGTCGAGACCGGCTTCGGGAAGGCGGTGCTCACCGAGAACCGGGTCGCGCCCTTCGACGACGACCACCTGCGGGCCGTCGGGGTCGTTCCCGAGGAGGCCGCCTTCCTCGTGGCCAAGGGCGCGATCGCCTGGAAATCCGGCTTCGGCGGCTACGCCCGCAAAGCCGTCTACGTCGGCACCCCCGGCTACTGCCCCGCCGATCTCGCTCGACTCCCCTACCGCTTCCGGCCCACGCCGATGCATCCGCTGGAGCACATCGGCCAGGACGGCCTGCCCTTCCACCCGCACGACGAGGACGGACACTGA
- a CDS encoding SDR family NAD(P)-dependent oxidoreductase yields the protein MRILITGARRGIGAALALGLAEEELVLHHLGAARECEAIAAGCRNAEVVEADLADPAQVRALAAAAGPVDVIVNNAAFASYTTWDAVPLEEWNTALAVNVTAPMLLAQALAPGMRDRGWGRIVNITSATVRMGGPSGPAYVAAKAALTGLTGSLARSLGPHGITVNAVSPGAVRTESETEGLAGRTQEQLDADVLARQAVQRRLGPDDLVGCVRFLISDGAAAVTGQVIEVGGGLIAL from the coding sequence ATGCGGATCCTGATCACCGGCGCGCGCCGCGGAATCGGTGCGGCCCTCGCGCTGGGGCTCGCCGAGGAGGAGCTGGTCCTGCACCACCTGGGGGCGGCGCGGGAGTGCGAAGCCATCGCCGCCGGCTGCCGGAACGCCGAGGTGGTCGAGGCCGATCTCGCCGATCCGGCCCAGGTCCGGGCGCTGGCCGCGGCCGCGGGTCCGGTCGACGTCATCGTGAACAACGCCGCGTTCGCCTCCTACACCACATGGGACGCGGTCCCGTTGGAGGAGTGGAACACAGCGCTCGCGGTCAACGTGACCGCTCCCATGCTCCTGGCCCAGGCGCTCGCGCCGGGCATGCGGGACCGGGGCTGGGGACGCATCGTCAACATCACCTCGGCGACCGTGCGGATGGGCGGTCCGTCGGGTCCGGCCTACGTCGCGGCCAAAGCCGCGCTCACCGGTCTGACCGGCTCGCTGGCCCGGAGCCTGGGCCCGCACGGCATCACGGTGAACGCGGTCTCCCCCGGCGCCGTCCGCACCGAGAGCGAGACCGAGGGCCTGGCCGGACGGACCCAGGAGCAGCTGGACGCGGACGTCCTGGCCCGCCAGGCGGTCCAGCGCCGCCTGGGCCCGGACGACCTCGTCGGGTGCGTCAGGTTCCTGATCTCCGACGGGGCGGCGGCGGTGACCGGTCAGGTCATCGAGGTCGGCGGCGGTCTCATCGCGCTGTAG
- a CDS encoding right-handed parallel beta-helix repeat-containing protein, translating to MSAHSQDRSLGPKRRSILQLSAAAVVATGLPVATGMAGSRAYADGGPTFTAVFTPSDPTSGIQAALDAAAASGGTAATVVVPDVGQNWVTDPLLINHTPISKGLLHLTVLFQPGVTVQARPGSYPDAQCLLTIDGGNAARPTTANRGFGIVGVTLSGYGATLAMNKSEYTTGEQRHVIKLVSAGDIWIEGLTLRDSGGDGIAVTATKGNYAVNGYCGNVTVVNVHCDNNRRNGMSVNSCDGMTVSGSAFTNSNGTGPSAGIDFEPDQPLPALQSPSPYTQPVYNRLANITVTDCSMVGNVNSGVLVQAAWLTGAPTTSPIGITLDRILIGPQQAAAGQAAPEPSFIYAGPGDEGKDPGGAVTLSNSLIRTVPNSGSILVAHSWSGGIDPAGGVQPPTGTKLKLTNTASLDLGNAAGTLKPFTLQADGFSGAAPVSEYGGVVFSNFLMVTDQAPPFMQAVDDTTAHSTVANLSGTLTVVDPSGVSTDLGSSPRNITFAITHMPALPAATVSVAASPATVAAGAPIQLTFTRASADVSSPLPVSYAVGGTAVQRYDFDGLPGAAVIPAGQSSVTVSFGTRRPDAGTDTRTVSVTIQPDSSYTVGSPAAATTSIT from the coding sequence ATGTCGGCACACTCCCAGGACCGTAGTCTCGGCCCCAAGCGACGAAGCATTCTCCAACTCTCCGCGGCGGCCGTCGTCGCCACGGGACTGCCCGTCGCGACCGGCATGGCCGGCAGCCGGGCGTACGCCGACGGCGGCCCGACGTTCACGGCGGTCTTCACCCCCTCCGACCCGACCAGCGGGATCCAGGCCGCCCTGGACGCCGCGGCGGCCTCCGGCGGGACCGCGGCCACCGTGGTCGTCCCCGACGTCGGCCAGAACTGGGTCACCGACCCGCTGCTCATCAACCACACGCCGATCAGCAAGGGCCTGCTCCACCTCACGGTCCTGTTCCAGCCCGGCGTGACGGTGCAGGCCCGGCCGGGGTCGTACCCCGACGCGCAGTGCCTGCTCACCATCGACGGCGGGAACGCCGCGCGGCCGACGACGGCGAACCGCGGCTTCGGGATCGTCGGCGTCACCCTCAGCGGCTACGGGGCGACCCTCGCGATGAACAAGAGCGAGTACACGACCGGGGAGCAGCGGCACGTCATCAAGCTCGTGAGTGCCGGCGACATCTGGATCGAGGGGCTCACGCTGCGGGACTCCGGCGGCGACGGGATCGCCGTCACCGCGACCAAGGGCAACTACGCCGTGAACGGCTACTGCGGCAACGTCACGGTCGTCAACGTGCACTGCGACAACAACCGGCGCAACGGCATGAGCGTCAACTCGTGCGACGGCATGACCGTCTCGGGCAGCGCGTTCACCAACTCCAACGGCACCGGACCGTCGGCGGGCATCGACTTCGAGCCGGACCAGCCGCTCCCCGCCCTGCAGTCGCCCTCGCCCTACACCCAGCCGGTCTACAACCGGCTGGCGAACATCACGGTGACCGACTGCTCCATGGTCGGCAACGTCAACTCCGGGGTGCTGGTCCAGGCGGCCTGGCTCACCGGCGCACCGACCACCAGCCCGATCGGCATCACGCTGGACCGCATCCTGATCGGCCCGCAGCAGGCGGCCGCCGGGCAGGCGGCGCCCGAGCCGAGCTTCATCTACGCCGGTCCCGGCGACGAGGGCAAGGACCCCGGCGGGGCCGTGACGCTCAGCAACTCCCTGATCCGCACCGTGCCGAACTCCGGGAGCATCCTGGTCGCCCACAGCTGGTCCGGCGGTATCGACCCGGCCGGCGGGGTGCAGCCGCCGACCGGCACCAAGCTCAAGCTGACTAACACCGCGAGCCTGGACCTCGGCAACGCGGCCGGCACGCTCAAGCCGTTCACCTTGCAGGCGGACGGATTCAGCGGTGCCGCTCCGGTCAGCGAGTACGGCGGCGTGGTGTTCTCGAACTTCCTGATGGTCACCGACCAGGCGCCGCCGTTCATGCAGGCCGTCGACGACACCACGGCGCACTCGACCGTCGCGAACCTGAGCGGCACGCTGACGGTGGTCGACCCGAGCGGCGTCTCCACCGACCTGGGATCGAGCCCGCGCAACATCACCTTCGCCATCACGCACATGCCCGCACTGCCCGCCGCGACCGTCTCGGTGGCCGCGTCCCCGGCCACGGTCGCGGCCGGGGCGCCGATCCAGCTCACGTTCACCAGGGCGAGCGCCGACGTCAGCTCGCCGCTGCCGGTGAGCTACGCGGTCGGCGGGACGGCCGTGCAGCGGTACGACTTCGACGGGCTTCCGGGGGCCGCGGTGATCCCGGCCGGGCAGTCCTCGGTCACGGTGTCGTTCGGCACGCGCCGTCCCGATGCCGGTACCGACACCCGGACCGTGAGCGTCACGATCCAGCCGGACTCGTCCTACACCGTGGGCTCGCCCGCCGCCGCGACGACTTCGATCACCTGA
- a CDS encoding Ig-like domain-containing protein: MSGLDRRSFIKIGGAAAPGAMLLGPASAKPRPAPKSAAGAAGTAGTARRKFVEYGWDVPGPVYLRDHIQAMEQQPLDGVAFNLNENPSLSGGTGATKLVNPLDPTPLTAADVHLDVLSAIGWQTFTDNFLVLTAGRPPATPMNWFDDTQWTTIQANLGLLGQALQASGAVGVFLDPENSAGNVAWQYNATLFPNNTFEQAQAQVRMRGAQFMSALQAARPDIKVLILHMSVLLRYLTPEYQAFLGGQLASNPYALFLSFVDGMLDARGPQATIHDGSETDYWFDESTLWIYDAQYQRGGWFAVSPENRCKWSENVLASTVYLDLTLGHASSNIAAVYGCYKTYAQSDFQQWYEHNLYHAALKSSEYVWLYSEKMSWWSGTAFAGAADGVRAVQAKLQQGEALGYDMSKYLSYPDHRSTAATFTTSPSLVLSGPANGAQVAAGSAVVVTAVASDPASVERVEFYHNGERIDYSTTPPNIAAIYADPGPHTLLARAFLAAGGHVTSNPIIIQAA; the protein is encoded by the coding sequence GTGAGCGGTCTGGACAGGCGGTCGTTCATCAAGATCGGCGGGGCTGCGGCGCCCGGCGCGATGCTGCTCGGCCCGGCCTCGGCGAAACCGAGGCCGGCCCCGAAGTCCGCGGCCGGCGCCGCCGGAACCGCCGGCACCGCACGCCGCAAGTTCGTGGAGTACGGCTGGGACGTGCCCGGCCCGGTCTACCTGCGCGACCACATCCAGGCGATGGAGCAGCAGCCGCTGGACGGCGTCGCCTTCAACCTCAACGAGAACCCGTCGCTGTCCGGCGGCACCGGGGCGACCAAGCTGGTCAACCCGCTCGATCCCACTCCGCTGACCGCCGCCGACGTCCACCTCGACGTGCTGTCGGCGATCGGCTGGCAGACCTTCACCGACAACTTCCTGGTCCTCACCGCCGGCCGACCGCCGGCGACCCCGATGAACTGGTTCGACGACACCCAGTGGACGACGATCCAGGCCAACCTGGGACTGCTGGGCCAGGCCCTGCAGGCCTCCGGCGCGGTCGGGGTCTTCCTGGATCCGGAGAACTCGGCCGGCAACGTCGCCTGGCAGTACAACGCCACGCTCTTTCCCAACAACACTTTCGAGCAGGCGCAGGCCCAGGTCCGCATGCGGGGCGCGCAGTTCATGTCCGCCCTCCAGGCCGCCCGGCCGGACATCAAGGTGCTGATCCTGCACATGTCGGTCCTGCTCCGGTACCTGACGCCGGAGTACCAGGCGTTCCTCGGCGGCCAGCTGGCGAGCAACCCGTACGCCCTGTTCCTGTCCTTCGTCGACGGGATGCTCGACGCGCGCGGCCCCCAGGCGACGATCCACGACGGCAGCGAGACCGACTACTGGTTCGACGAGAGCACGCTGTGGATCTACGACGCGCAGTACCAGCGCGGCGGCTGGTTCGCGGTGTCGCCGGAGAACCGGTGCAAGTGGTCGGAGAACGTGCTGGCCTCCACGGTCTACCTCGACCTCACGCTCGGCCACGCGTCGTCGAACATCGCCGCCGTCTACGGCTGCTACAAGACCTACGCACAGAGCGACTTCCAGCAGTGGTACGAGCACAACCTCTACCACGCCGCGCTCAAGAGCAGCGAGTACGTGTGGCTCTACAGCGAGAAGATGAGCTGGTGGTCCGGCACCGCCTTCGCCGGCGCCGCGGACGGGGTCCGTGCCGTACAGGCCAAGCTCCAGCAGGGCGAGGCGCTGGGCTACGACATGTCGAAGTACCTGAGCTACCCCGACCACCGCAGTACCGCGGCAACCTTTACGACGTCGCCTTCGCTGGTGTTGAGCGGACCGGCCAACGGGGCGCAGGTCGCGGCGGGCAGCGCGGTCGTCGTCACCGCCGTCGCCTCGGACCCGGCTTCGGTCGAGCGGGTGGAGTTCTACCACAACGGTGAACGGATCGACTACTCCACGACGCCGCCGAACATCGCCGCCATCTACGCCGACCCCGGCCCGCACACCCTGCTGGCCCGCGCGTTCCTCGCCGCGGGCGGGCACGTGACCTCGAACCCGATCATCATCCAAGCCGCCTGA
- a CDS encoding DegT/DnrJ/EryC1/StrS family aminotransferase: MALPGGTPVRTAPLPTSLDSSGRILGRAEQEAVERVIASGVLWRVTGTEVAALETEFAALIGTAHAVASTSGTSALHLAVAAVNPEPGDEVIVPPVTDFGTVIAVLACNAVPVFADVDPVTGCLTPQSVAAKITSRTRAVIAVHLFGGPAPVGELVELCRPQGITVIEDCAQAYLTVPHGGTDYAGTRGDIGCFSLQQTKHITAGDGGLTVTDDPELARRMRLFADKGWPRDTGERTHLFLGLNYRMTELVGAVARVQLTRLEGIVAARRAVAARLTKELDGLAGLRLPSPEEIGRHSFWLYPILLDPALVGTTNADFGAALLAEGIPASAGYLDRPVYLTPAMAEQHTYGTSGFPIRGRRYAKGDCPVAEDMIDRTLVVLQCNERYSDQDVDDIVTAVRRVHAHFAG, translated from the coding sequence ATGGCCCTCCCTGGCGGCACCCCCGTCCGCACCGCGCCCCTGCCCACCTCCCTGGACTCCTCCGGACGCATCCTCGGCCGGGCCGAGCAGGAGGCGGTCGAACGCGTCATCGCCTCCGGCGTCCTGTGGCGGGTGACCGGAACCGAGGTCGCGGCGCTGGAAACCGAGTTCGCCGCCCTCATCGGCACCGCGCACGCCGTGGCCAGCACCTCCGGCACCTCCGCGCTGCACCTGGCGGTGGCGGCCGTGAACCCGGAGCCGGGTGACGAGGTCATCGTCCCGCCGGTCACCGACTTCGGGACCGTCATCGCCGTGCTGGCCTGCAACGCGGTTCCGGTCTTCGCCGACGTCGACCCGGTCACCGGCTGCCTGACACCGCAGAGCGTCGCGGCGAAGATCACCAGCCGGACCCGGGCGGTGATCGCCGTGCACCTGTTCGGCGGCCCCGCGCCGGTCGGAGAGCTGGTCGAACTGTGCCGGCCACAGGGGATCACCGTCATCGAGGACTGCGCACAGGCCTACCTGACGGTCCCGCACGGCGGTACCGACTACGCCGGCACCCGCGGCGACATCGGTTGTTTCAGCCTTCAGCAGACCAAGCACATCACCGCAGGCGACGGCGGGCTCACCGTCACTGACGATCCGGAGCTGGCGCGCCGGATGCGGCTGTTCGCGGACAAGGGCTGGCCGCGCGACACCGGCGAGCGCACGCACCTGTTCCTCGGGCTCAACTACCGGATGACCGAGCTGGTCGGCGCCGTGGCCCGGGTCCAGCTCACCCGGCTGGAGGGGATCGTCGCGGCGCGCCGCGCGGTGGCCGCGCGGCTGACGAAGGAACTCGACGGCCTGGCCGGGCTCCGGCTGCCATCGCCGGAGGAGATCGGCCGACACTCGTTCTGGCTGTACCCGATCCTGCTCGACCCGGCGCTCGTCGGCACGACGAACGCGGACTTCGGCGCCGCACTTCTCGCCGAGGGCATCCCGGCCTCTGCGGGCTACCTCGACCGCCCCGTCTACCTCACCCCGGCGATGGCCGAGCAGCACACGTACGGCACCTCGGGGTTCCCGATCCGCGGACGCCGCTACGCCAAGGGAGACTGCCCGGTGGCGGAGGACATGATCGACCGCACGCTCGTCGTCCTCCAGTGCAACGAGCGCTACTCCGACCAGGACGTGGACGACATCGTCACCGCGGTCCGCCGGGTCCATGCGCACTTCGCGGGCTGA
- a CDS encoding enolase C-terminal domain-like protein, with protein sequence MKPTDVRIVAAVPSFRPVPFAVPLTLSSGPITGLTEATVTVSVEARNGRTANGVGSVLLSHPWAGGTDDAMRATVRGLAAALPAFGTADPLQHGAGLLDLVARSAGPRLAAEVAAAPVDQAVHDAWARAAGLSAYRMYDERFLNADLGSYLGPDFAGCWPGDQLSATPATTLPVQHVLGVDAPAADAAGRRWVKLKLSGQVDVDIERVRAIGAHGARVSLDPNEAYTDAADLARLLGSVHADYVEQPVPRGAAGPGATGPLPVLADEGLPDPRELDTLTGWDGIVVKTCRGQTSALLAYCWARKRRRFVVQQDLTHVGPALAHAAVFAAHCSYAVPAFECNSLQYAPAGNAELAVERPGLVTERDGCVEVSASGVGIR encoded by the coding sequence GTGAAGCCGACCGACGTCCGGATCGTCGCGGCGGTCCCGAGCTTCCGGCCCGTGCCGTTCGCCGTGCCGCTGACCCTCAGCTCGGGCCCCATCACCGGACTCACCGAAGCAACGGTCACCGTGTCGGTGGAAGCGCGGAACGGCCGCACCGCCAACGGAGTCGGCAGCGTCCTGCTGTCCCACCCCTGGGCCGGCGGCACCGACGACGCCATGCGCGCCACCGTGCGCGGGCTGGCCGCCGCGCTGCCCGCGTTCGGCACCGCCGACCCGCTCCAGCACGGCGCGGGGCTGCTCGACCTGGTCGCGCGGTCCGCCGGACCGCGCCTGGCCGCCGAGGTCGCGGCGGCCCCGGTCGACCAGGCCGTGCACGACGCCTGGGCCAGAGCCGCCGGGCTCAGCGCCTACCGCATGTACGACGAGCGGTTCCTGAACGCCGATCTCGGGTCGTATCTCGGCCCGGACTTCGCCGGCTGCTGGCCGGGCGATCAGCTCTCTGCGACCCCCGCGACCACGCTTCCGGTCCAGCACGTCTTGGGCGTGGACGCACCGGCCGCCGACGCGGCCGGCCGGCGCTGGGTCAAGCTGAAGCTGAGCGGCCAGGTCGACGTCGACATCGAGCGGGTACGCGCGATCGGCGCCCACGGGGCGCGCGTCTCGCTCGACCCGAACGAGGCCTACACCGATGCCGCGGATCTGGCCCGGCTGCTCGGCTCGGTGCACGCCGACTACGTCGAGCAGCCGGTACCGCGCGGCGCAGCCGGCCCCGGCGCAACCGGTCCCCTGCCGGTCCTGGCCGACGAAGGGCTGCCGGACCCGCGCGAGCTGGACACCCTGACCGGCTGGGACGGCATCGTCGTGAAGACCTGCCGCGGCCAGACCTCGGCTTTGCTCGCGTACTGCTGGGCCCGGAAGCGCCGGCGGTTCGTGGTGCAGCAGGACCTCACCCACGTGGGCCCGGCACTCGCCCACGCGGCAGTGTTCGCCGCGCACTGCTCCTACGCGGTGCCCGCGTTCGAGTGCAACAGCCTGCAATACGCCCCGGCGGGGAACGCCGAGCTCGCCGTCGAGCGGCCCGGGCTGGTCACCGAACGGGACGGTTGCGTCGAGGTGTCGGCGTCAGGCGTCGGCATCCGGTAG
- a CDS encoding Gfo/Idh/MocA family protein, with protein sequence MRFGVLGCGSYGVVHAKVISSMPDRARLVAVADAAPGRAGAVAGELGCEAVEGLEDLCRRTDIDAVTVSIPHGLHADAVVAALEAGKHVLVEKPLDISLAAADRVIEAERRTGLTVGVMSQRRFEPAAVRVKAAIDAGDLGRLTSGCAETTSWRPQSYYDSTAWRGTAAVEGGGALMTLGVHSLDLLLWFLGEPVAVQAQAGQLAHERIEVEDTLVGTVRFASGAVAGVSATTAAYPGRDSRVAVYGDLGSAQVGERELGYMRTTADRPGAERVAASAAYPEHSALSGGDAIDIYGAAKAQYRDFVAAVRDGRPPAIGTADGRRVLATVLGLYESARTGDTVKL encoded by the coding sequence ATGCGATTCGGAGTGCTCGGCTGTGGCTCGTACGGCGTCGTCCACGCCAAGGTGATTTCCTCGATGCCCGACCGGGCCCGGCTGGTCGCGGTGGCCGACGCCGCCCCCGGCCGGGCCGGCGCGGTCGCCGGGGAGCTCGGCTGCGAAGCGGTCGAGGGACTGGAAGACCTGTGCCGGCGCACGGACATCGACGCCGTCACGGTCAGCATCCCGCACGGCCTGCACGCCGACGCGGTCGTGGCCGCCCTCGAAGCGGGCAAGCACGTGCTGGTCGAGAAGCCGCTGGACATCAGCCTGGCCGCCGCCGACCGGGTGATCGAGGCCGAGCGCCGGACCGGGCTCACCGTCGGCGTGATGAGCCAGCGCCGCTTCGAGCCCGCGGCGGTCCGGGTCAAGGCGGCGATCGACGCGGGCGATCTGGGACGGCTCACGTCCGGCTGCGCCGAGACGACGAGCTGGCGGCCGCAGTCCTACTACGACTCGACGGCCTGGCGCGGCACGGCGGCTGTCGAGGGTGGCGGAGCCCTGATGACGCTGGGCGTGCACTCCCTGGACCTGCTGCTGTGGTTCCTGGGGGAGCCGGTCGCGGTGCAGGCGCAGGCCGGACAGCTCGCCCACGAGCGGATCGAGGTCGAGGACACGCTGGTCGGGACCGTCCGGTTCGCCTCCGGCGCCGTCGCCGGGGTCAGCGCGACCACCGCGGCCTACCCGGGACGCGACTCGCGGGTCGCGGTGTACGGCGACCTCGGCAGCGCCCAGGTCGGCGAGCGGGAGCTCGGGTATATGCGCACGACCGCCGACCGGCCGGGTGCCGAGCGGGTCGCCGCGTCGGCCGCCTACCCCGAGCACTCCGCGCTGTCCGGCGGCGACGCCATCGACATCTACGGCGCGGCGAAGGCCCAGTACCGGGACTTCGTGGCGGCCGTCCGCGACGGCCGGCCGCCGGCGATCGGCACGGCCGACGGACGGCGGGTGCTGGCCACGGTGCTGGGGCTGTACGAGTCCGCGCGTACCGGCGACACCGTCAAGCTCTGA